A genomic window from Thermodesulfobacteriota bacterium includes:
- a CDS encoding LuxR C-terminal-related transcriptional regulator, translated as MDRPRSHAPCTPFLAGFTSMTVQRAGIMACPSPRLGARLTVDTDLTPLFPYLNRTVPGARYLDAPERVQFVFDGIHCHLYAHDIIAAAFQDHDQVVRFGERLLCHLNGLHARKGVLEPDFRRVRPVPALEVYRILPRTNCGRCGQPSCLAFAGALATGRADLDQCPGLAAPMEQKAVYPVLDRQGRLTGTVALDLPARHAEPAGGRPALAALLTGREFQVLGLLARGASYPEIARTLAISPHTVKSHVVHIYDKLGVRDRAQAAALAVRHRLI; from the coding sequence ATGGACCGCCCCCGCAGCCATGCGCCCTGCACGCCCTTTCTCGCCGGCTTCACCAGCATGACGGTGCAGCGGGCCGGCATCATGGCCTGTCCCTCTCCCCGGCTGGGCGCGCGGCTGACGGTGGACACCGATCTCACCCCGCTCTTCCCCTATCTCAACCGCACGGTGCCCGGCGCCCGCTACCTCGACGCACCCGAACGGGTCCAGTTCGTCTTCGACGGCATCCACTGCCATCTGTATGCCCACGACATCATCGCCGCTGCCTTCCAGGATCACGACCAGGTGGTCCGCTTCGGGGAGCGGCTTTTGTGCCATCTCAACGGCCTTCATGCCCGGAAGGGCGTTCTGGAGCCGGACTTCCGGCGGGTCCGGCCCGTGCCTGCCCTGGAGGTGTACCGAATTCTGCCGCGGACCAACTGCGGCCGTTGCGGCCAGCCCAGCTGCCTGGCCTTTGCCGGCGCGCTCGCCACTGGTCGGGCCGACCTTGACCAGTGCCCCGGCCTGGCCGCCCCCATGGAGCAGAAGGCCGTCTATCCGGTGCTGGACCGCCAGGGACGGCTGACCGGCACCGTGGCCCTGGACCTGCCGGCACGCCATGCCGAGCCGGCTGGCGGCCGGCCGGCGCTGGCCGCCCTGCTCACCGGCCGGGAATTCCAGGTTCTGGGGCTCCTGGCCCGGGGCGCCAGCTACCCCGAGATCGCCCGGACCCTGGCCATCAGCCCCCACACCGTGAAGAGCCATGTGGTGCATATCTACGACAAGCTGGGAGTGCGCGACCGGGCCCAGGCTGCGGCCCTGGCGGTGCGGCACCGGCTGATCTGA
- a CDS encoding DUF3786 domain-containing protein, whose amino-acid sequence MAPPLQPLAIFKLLAKTNCKECLLPSCMAFAVAVAQGQRDLADCPHVAAGTTAGPATPRPASPGGEEVREHLLDRYRQEVANTDLAAAARRLGLPLVDGMVVVTCLGKELRIRANGDLVSHCHRNTWVQVPLLGFILHGQGLAPAGQWVAFGELAGTGDWQRFFAHRCEQEMHRLADAHPELFFEILRLFGARPLAGVTNADRSLVIQPLPGVPFLVNYWQPEEEFPSQLNILLDRTATANSTAQCLYLLGRGLVEMFRALIVRHSRDGRLFDVTPALPRQPLA is encoded by the coding sequence ATGGCGCCACCCCTGCAACCCCTCGCGATCTTCAAGCTCCTCGCCAAGACCAACTGCAAGGAATGCCTGCTGCCGTCCTGCATGGCCTTTGCCGTGGCGGTAGCCCAGGGACAACGGGACCTGGCCGACTGCCCCCACGTGGCTGCCGGTACCACCGCCGGTCCGGCGACGCCCCGGCCGGCGAGCCCGGGGGGCGAAGAGGTGCGGGAGCACCTCCTGGACCGCTACCGGCAGGAGGTGGCCAACACCGATCTGGCTGCGGCCGCCCGGCGGCTCGGCCTGCCCCTGGTGGACGGGATGGTGGTGGTTACCTGCCTGGGCAAGGAGCTCCGGATCCGTGCCAACGGCGATCTGGTCTCCCACTGCCACCGGAACACCTGGGTCCAGGTGCCTCTCCTGGGTTTCATCCTGCATGGCCAGGGCCTGGCCCCGGCAGGGCAGTGGGTGGCCTTCGGCGAGTTGGCAGGAACCGGTGACTGGCAGCGGTTCTTCGCCCACCGCTGCGAGCAGGAGATGCACCGGTTGGCTGACGCCCATCCGGAGCTGTTCTTCGAGATCCTGCGGCTTTTTGGCGCCAGGCCCCTCGCCGGCGTCACCAACGCCGACCGGTCCCTGGTGATCCAGCCCCTTCCCGGCGTGCCCTTCCTCGTCAACTACTGGCAACCGGAGGAGGAATTCCCCTCCCAGCTCAACATCCTCTTGGACCGGACCGCCACGGCCAACAGCACCGCCCAGTGCCTCTACCTCCTGGGCCGAGGCCTGGTGGAGATGTTCCGGGCCCTCATCGTCCGCCACAGCCGCGACGGCCGGCTGTTTGACGTCACGCCGGCGCTTCCACGGCAACCGCTTGCATGA